The Sulfolobales archaeon genome segment GGGATATCCTCTAGCTTGGGAGCTTATGGGCCCCAGGATCAAAGCGGTGGTATATCTGATCATGTGCCATCTGCTCTGGAGCACGAATAACATTGTTGGTAGGAGTCTTGGGGAGTATCTAAGCCCCATTGTGATCACCTCTATGAGGTGGATCATAGCTTCAATGGCATACCCAGCTATAATGGGTAGAAAAGCTATGGATAGTTTAAAAAGCTATATAGGCTTGAGATCAGCTGTTCTAGGCCTCCTAGGATTCGCTGTCTTCAACATAGTTCTATACCAAGCCCTAGCCCTGGCGCCATCATCTCTTGTGGGGCTTGCATATGGATTCACACCGATTGCTATAGTGATAGTTGGTGCTATAATGAGGGTTTCATATCCTAGGCCCATACAGATCCTAGGATCTATATTATCATCGATCGGGGTTTCAATCCTCTTCCTATATAGAGGGGTATCGATTAGAGGGGCACAGGAGCTTGTAGGCCTAGCCCTAGGCCTCTTAACAGGCTTTATATGGGCATCCTACACAGTGCTCCAGAAGAGGCTATATCCAGAGGGTGATCAGGTAACCCTTACATACGCATCCCTACTAATGGCAATAGCAATATTAGGGCCGTCCTCAGCTCCATATATATACATAGAGCTACCCAGAATATCTAGACCAGAGATCCTAGCCCAGCTGCTATGGATAGCGATACTCCCAGGAGCCCTAGCCTATTATATGTGGAACAAAGCAGTCTCGCTAGTAGGATCTGCCTCAGCAGCCCCCTTCTCCAACCTCTTACCAGTATTTACAGCGATACTAGGCCATATGCTTCTCGGCGAGGAGCTAGGTATAGGGGATATCCTGGGAGGAGGACTAATAATAGCTGGCTCAGCAATCTCTATGTATGGAGATAGAAGATATATGCGATCAGATGCTAGGGAGAAGGAAGTATGAGCCGATAAAGTGCTTGGGAAGAGATATTTATAGCTTTATCCGTAATATTGTTTTAGGAGCAACATAGCTTGGGGCAATATATGGAGGATCTGGAGAAGGCCTTGGAAAAGATCTTGGAGAAGAGATTGGATCTCCTAGAAGCTGTGCTCATAAAGCATCCAGAAGTGATCTATAACGCGATAGTAAAGATAACCCCCTGGAATATCCTAGCAACTAAGGAGGATCTTAAAAAGCTAGAGGAGAGAATCGGAAAAGTTGAGGAGGGGATCAAAGCAATTGAGGGTAGGATCGAGAAACTTGAAGGCAGGGTTAAAAGGGTTGAGGAGGAGATGGCGACGAAAAACGATCTTAGGAGGCTGAGTATGAGGCTAGAGAATATGGTTTCAGCTCTGGGTGCTAGGTGGGGGGTTATCAATGAAGAGGCATATAGAGCCGGTCTTAAGGAGATACTCCAGGATATGGGTTGGAATGTTATACATGAGGTTATAACGGATACAGAGGGCCATGTATATGGGAGGGCTGAGGAGGTTGAGATAGATATTGTTATATCCGATGGCAAGATATATTTGGTTGAGATCACATCAGCTGTTAAGAGAGCGGATCTAGATGTTGTTAGGAGGAAGGCTGAGCTCTATGAGAGGTTGAAGGGTGTGAAGCTAGATAAGGTTATAATTATATCCCCCTTTATACATGATAAGAACCCCGAGAGAATAGCTGCTATAGCTAGGAACCTCGGGATCGAGATAATCTATCCCAGGCCGAGCGAAGCAATAGAATAGATCATCAATGATGCTCCCCACCAATCCCCTCCCCAGGCTTCTCAGCCCTTATCGATGTGAGGATAAGGGCTCCGAATGCTGATAGTATTGTTGAGAGTGCTAATAGATATTGGATCATGTTGTTCTGTGCGAGATAACCCACTATATATCCTCCGATAGCCGATGCTAGTCCATAAACTAGGTGGTAGTATCCATATGCAATAGACTCTCTACCCCTTGCAAGATCCCCTACCACGGCTCTCTGTATACTATCCTCTATAGCTAGGACAACCCCTATTAATAGGAAGAAGAGCTGGTTCACAGCGAATCCAAGTGCTATTATTGGTACTAAGGGGTAGTATATATAGATCGCCTTTATACCAAGCCTATCGTATAGCTCTCCAAGAGCTATCGAAGCCACTATCTGTATAACCTGGATTGCTATGAAATATATAGCTCCTAACACGGGATCTTCTCTCCCAACCCAGTATATAGCTATGAAGAGGGATACCAGCCCCAGCGCGGGTGTTGAGACAGATATCACGTATCTCGTTAGAGGGCCTCT includes the following:
- a CDS encoding DUF3782 domain-containing protein, with protein sequence MEDLEKALEKILEKRLDLLEAVLIKHPEVIYNAIVKITPWNILATKEDLKKLEERIGKVEEGIKAIEGRIEKLEGRVKRVEEEMATKNDLRRLSMRLENMVSALGARWGVINEEAYRAGLKEILQDMGWNVIHEVITDTEGHVYGRAEEVEIDIVISDGKIYLVEITSAVKRADLDVVRRKAELYERLKGVKLDKVIIISPFIHDKNPERIAAIARNLGIEIIYPRPSEAIE
- a CDS encoding EamA family transporter, with amino-acid sequence MGPRIKAVVYLIMCHLLWSTNNIVGRSLGEYLSPIVITSMRWIIASMAYPAIMGRKAMDSLKSYIGLRSAVLGLLGFAVFNIVLYQALALAPSSLVGLAYGFTPIAIVIVGAIMRVSYPRPIQILGSILSSIGVSILFLYRGVSIRGAQELVGLALGLLTGFIWASYTVLQKRLYPEGDQVTLTYASLLMAIAILGPSSAPYIYIELPRISRPEILAQLLWIAILPGALAYYMWNKAVSLVGSASAAPFSNLLPVFTAILGHMLLGEELGIGDILGGGLIIAGSAISMYGDRRYMRSDAREKEV